A genomic stretch from Sphingobacterium sp. ML3W includes:
- a CDS encoding NADPH-dependent FMN reductase: MKALIFNGALERRQESTSGVLSNYFAEQLNQLGVENSVFNLADSGIPLFDTSLSRIPNSVKIMNNLFLEADLHFWLSPLYHGSVPGVMKNCLDWLEISAKNSPAYLTDKNIGLVCWADGVQALQGINAMDAIAKSLRAWTLPFSVPIVKRELFENTDSREISSDYKRKLDLLINIATTRTAVF, translated from the coding sequence ATGAAAGCATTAATATTTAATGGCGCCTTGGAGCGTAGGCAAGAATCTACTTCCGGAGTATTGTCTAATTATTTCGCTGAACAATTGAATCAGCTAGGTGTTGAGAATAGTGTTTTTAACCTTGCGGATAGTGGAATACCACTATTTGATACAAGTCTCAGCAGGATACCCAATAGTGTAAAGATCATGAACAATCTCTTTCTGGAGGCAGACCTGCATTTTTGGCTATCTCCTTTATATCACGGAAGTGTACCGGGGGTAATGAAAAACTGTTTGGATTGGCTAGAGATAAGCGCAAAGAACAGTCCGGCATATCTCACCGATAAAAATATCGGACTGGTTTGTTGGGCGGATGGTGTACAGGCCCTACAAGGGATCAACGCTATGGATGCAATAGCAAAATCATTACGGGCATGGACTTTACCTTTTAGTGTACCTATTGTTAAAAGGGAACTATTTGAAAACACAGACTCAAGGGAGATCTCGTCGGATTATAAACGTAAATTGGACCTGTTGATCAATATCGCAACCACACGAACAGCAGTATTTTAA